In Juglans microcarpa x Juglans regia isolate MS1-56 chromosome 4S, Jm3101_v1.0, whole genome shotgun sequence, a single window of DNA contains:
- the LOC121262511 gene encoding probable galacturonosyltransferase-like 7, with protein MLWIMRFSGFFSAAMVMIVLSPSLQSFPPAEAIRSSHLDNYLRLPVQVSPPDYLVHFSFRKAPAFRNADECGSVISRISGETSVCDPNLVHVAITLDVEYLRGSIAAVHSILQHSQCPESIFFHFLVSETNLETLVRSTFPQLKFKVYYFDPEVVRGLISTSVRQALEQPLNYARNYLADLLEPCVRRVIYLDSDLVVVDDISKLWTTNLGSRTIGAPEYCHANFTKYFTAGFWLDQRFSGVFEGRKPCYFNSGVMVIDLAKWRRVGYTGRIERWMEIQKSHRIYELGSLPPFLLVFAGHVAPIEHRWNQHGLGGDNIRGSCRDLHPGPVSLLHWSGSGKPWLRLDSKRPCPLDALWVPYDLYGLSH; from the coding sequence ATGCTCTGGATTATGAGGTTCTCTGGCTTCTTCTCCGCCGCAATGGTCATGATCGTCCTCTCTCCTTCCCTGCAGTCCTTCCCTCCCGCCGAAGCCATCCGGTCCTCCCACCTCGACAACTACCTGCGTCTACCCGTTCAAGTGTCTCCTCCCGATTACCTCGTCCACTTTTCTTTCCGGAAAGCCCCCGCTTTTCGCAATGCCGATGAATGCGGTTCTGTCATCTCGCGTATTTCCGGCGAAACCAGCGTCTGCGATCCTAATTTGGTACACGTGGCGATTACGCTTGACGTCGAGTACCTCCGGGGCTCAATCGCCGCCGTCCATTCGATTCTGCAGCACTCTCAGTGCCCGGAGAGTATCTTCTTCCACTTCCTGGTCTCGGAGACGAATCTGGAAACCTTAGTGAGGTCCACTTTCCCTCAATTGAAGTTCAAGGTGTACTACTTCGATCCGGAGGTCGTTCGGGGCCTGATTTCGACCTCGGTGAGGCAAGCGCTCGAGCAGCCGCTGAATTACGCGAGGAATTACTTGGCCGATCTTCTCGAGCCCTGCGTGCGGAGAGTGATATACTTGGACTCTGACCTAGTCGTGGTCGACGACATCTCCAAGCTGTGGACTACGAACTTGGGTTCTAGAACCATCGGAGCCCCGGAGTACTGCCACGCCAACTTCACTAAGTACTTCACGGCGGGGTTCTGGTTGGACCAGCGATTTTCCGGCGTTTTCGAGGGCCGGAAGCCGTGCTATTTCAACTCCGGGGTGATGGTAATAGATCTGGCCAAGTGGAGACGGGTCGGGTACACGGGGCGGATCGAGAGGTGGATGGAGATCCAGAAGAGCCACCGGATTTACGAGCTCGGATCCCTACCGCCGTTCCTGCTGGTATTCGCGGGACACGTGGCGCCCATAGAGCACCGGTGGAACCAGCACGGCTTAGGTGGCGACAACATCAGGGGCAGCTGTCGTGACCTCCACCCCGGTCCGGTTAGCCTGCTGCATTGGTCTGGTAGCGGCAAGCCATGGCTCAGGCTGGACTCCAAGCGACCGTGCCCACTCGACGCTCTTTGGGTACCCTACGACTTGTACGGACTCTCCCACTGA
- the LOC121262510 gene encoding LOW QUALITY PROTEIN: cellulose synthase-like protein D5 (The sequence of the model RefSeq protein was modified relative to this genomic sequence to represent the inferred CDS: inserted 1 base in 1 codon), producing the protein MVKSASSPSSSPVTITVSSGGKGGGIRSMGLTSPVPRASVSNSQNSPLSSRGNRRLSSGGKYCSMSKEETTSTTEELNSDFVSYTVHIPPTPPMSASQTSLPEDCKSAGKPERSFISGTLFTGGYNSVTRGHVIDCSMEGTDPALKSGLICGMKGCDEKAMQGMTTRRGLCECGFKICRDCYLDCVGSGGGRCPGCKDSYKEVSDDDEDEDDDDEPRSEAEDQALPLPSMAEFKLDKRLSVVKSFKAQQNHPPDFDHTRWLFETKGTYGYGNALWPKDGYGVGSGTNEFEHPPDFGERSRRPLTRKVKVSAAILSPYRLLILLRLVALGFFLTWRIRHPNRDAMWLWGMSTVCETWFAFSWLLDQLPKLCPVNRVTDLSVLKERFESPNLRNPKGRSDLPGIDVFVSTADAEKEPPLVTANTILSILAVDYPVEKLACYLSDDGGSLLTFEALAETASFARIWVPFCRKHGIEPRNPEAYFGQKRDFLKNKVRLDFVRERRRVKREYDEFKVRINSLPESIRRRSDAYNAHEELRAKKKQMEXGGSLSEPVKFPKATWMSDGSHWPGTWTSGEMDHSRGDHAGIIQAMLAPPNVEPVYGAEADAENLIDTTEVDIRLPMLAYVSREKRPGYDHNKKAGAMNALVRTSAIMSNGPFILNLDCDHYIYNSLALREGMCFMLDRGGDRICYVQFPQRFEGIDPNDRYANHNTVFFDVSMRALDGLQGPMYVGTGCIFRRTALYGFSPPRTTEHHGWFGRRKIKLFLRRSKVGKKEENEEVILPINDDHNDDDADIESLLLPRRFGNSNSLTASIPVAEYQGRLLQDLQGNGYRGRPAGSLAVPREPLDAATVAEAISVISCFYEDKTEWGKRVGWIYGSVTEDVVTGYRMHNRGWRSIYCVTKRDAFRGTAPINLTDRLHQVLRWATGSVEIFFSRNNALFASCRMKFLQRVAYFNVGMYPFTSLFLIVYCFLPAASLFSGQFIVQSLSVTFLVFLLAITITLCMLAILEIKWSGINLHDWWRNEQFWLIGGTSAHPAAVIQGLLKVIAGVDISFTLTSKSGTPDDGDDEFADLYEVKWSFLMIPPITIIMVNMIAIAVGVARTMYSLFPQWSKLLGGVFFSFWVLCHLYPFAKGLMGRRGKVPTIVFVWSGLVSIILSLLWVYISPPSGKQDYMKFQFP; encoded by the exons ATGGTGAAATCGGCTTCGTCCCCTTCTTCCTCCCCGGTGACCATCACGGTCTCATCGGGAGGGAAAGGAGGAGGGATCAGAAGCATGGGCTTAACCAGTCCAGTGCCGCGAGCTTCGGTTTCAAACAGCCAGAATTCTCCACTCAGCAGCCGAGGAAACCGACGGCTTTCGAGCGGCGGAAAGTACTGTTCGATGTCGAAGGAGGAAACCACCTCCACCACGGAGGAACTGAACTCCGACTTTGTGAGTTACACCGTGCATATACCACCTACTCCGCCCATGTCAGCTTCTCAGACTAGTCTCCCCGAGGACTGTAAGAGTGCCGGAAAGCCTGAGAGGAGCTTCATCTCGGGTACTCTATTCACCGGAGGGTACAATTCGGTCACTAGAGGACATGTTATTGATTGCTCAATGGAAGGGACGGATCCAGCATTGAAATCGGGACTAATTTGTGGGATGAAGGGTTGTGATGAGAAGGCGATGCAAGGGATGACAACGAGGAGGGGTTTATGCGAATGTGGGTTTAAGATTTGCAGGGATTGTTACTTGGATTGTGTTGGAAGTGGAGGAGGGAGGTGCCCTGGGTGCAAAGACTCTTATAAGGAAgttagtgatgatgatgaagacgaagatgatgatgatgaaccCAGGTCGGAAGCAGAAGACCAAGCCTTGCCATTGCCTTCTATGGCAGAGTTTAAGCTGGATAAGCGACTTTCGGTCGTGAAATCATTTAAGGCACAACAAAACCATCCGCCAGATTTTGATCACACCCGGTGGCTCTTCGAGACGAAAGGGACGTACGGGTATGGGAATGCGCTGTGGCCTAAAGATGGGTATGGGGTTGGGTCTGGGACTAATGAGTTTGAACACCCTCCGGATTTTGGAGAGAGAAGCAGGAGGCCTTTGACAAGAAAAGTGAAGGTTTCTGCTGCCATTCTCAGTCCATATAG ATTACTTATTCTGCTACGTCTTGTCGCCCTCGGTTTTTTTCTTACTTGGAGGATTCGACACCCAAATCGAGATGCAATGTGGTTGTGGGGAATGTCCACAGTTTGTGAGACTTGGTTTGCTTTTTCGTGGCTTCTAGATCAGCTCCCTAAGCTCTGCCCTGTAAACAGAGTTACTGACCTCTCTGTTCTTAAAGAGCGGTTCGAATCTCCAAACCTGCGCAACCCGAAAGGGCGGTCCGACCTTCCGGGGATTGATGTGTTTGTTTCCACGGCAGACGCAGAAAAAGAACCCCCTCTTGTCACTGCGAACACCATTCTTTCGATCCTCGCCGTTGATTATCCGGTGGAAAAGCTCGCGTGTTACTTGTCCGATGATGGTGGCTCTCTCTTGACATTTGAAGCTCTTGCCGAGACTGCCAGCTTTGCGAGAATTTGGGTTCCTTTTTGTCGGAAGCATGGGATAGAACCAAGGAATCCTGAGGCATATTTTGGGCAGAAGCGCGATTTTCTTAAGAACAAAGTACGGCTTGATTTCGTAAGGGAGAGGAGGCGGGTGAAGAGAGAGTATGATGAATTCAAAGTAAGGATCAATTCCTTACCAGAGTCTATACGACGAAGATCTGATGCTTACAATGCGCACGAAGAGCTGCGAGCAAAGAAGAAACAGATGG ATGGGGGGAGTCTCTCTGAACCTGTTAAGTTTCCCAAGGCTACTTGGATGTCAGATGGTTCTCATTGGCCTGGAACATGGACTTCGGGAGAGATGGACCACTCAAGAGGGGATCATGCTGGTATTATTCAG GCAATGCTAGCTCCACCCAATGTAGAACCGGTTTATGGTGCAGAAGCAGATGCGGAGAATTTGATTGACACAACAGAAGTTGACATTAGATTGCCAATGCTGGCGTACGTGTCTCGAGAGAAGAGGCCAGGCTATGATCACAACAAGAAAGCTGGAGCCATGAATGCACTTGTGCGAACCAGTGCAATCATGTCAAATGGCCCATTCATTCTTAATCTCGACTGTGATCACTACATATACAACTCCTTGGCTCTTAGGGAAGGAATGTGCTTTATGCTGGACAGGGGCGGTGACAGGATCTGTTATGTTCAATTCCCACAAAGGTTTGAGGGTATTGATCCGAATGACCGGTATGCAAATCATAATACGGTTTTCTTTGATGTGAGTATGAGAGCTCTGGATGGGCTACAGGGTCCAATGTATGTAGGGACAGGCTGCATTTTCAGAAGAACTGCACTCTATGGGTTTAGTCCTCCCAGAACCACAGAACACCATGGATGGTTTGGTAGGagaaaaattaagttgtttctGAGAAGATCAAAGGTgggaaagaaggaagagaatgaAGAGGTAATTTTGCCAATCAATGATGATcataatgatgatgatgcagATATCGAGTCCTTGCTTCTTCCGAGGAGGTTTGGCAACTCTAATTCTCTGACTGCTTCTATCCCAGTAGCAGAATACCAAGGAAGGTTGCTTCAAGATTTACAAGGAAATGGTTACCGAGGCAGACCTGCTGGTTCTCTTGCCGTTCCTCGTGAGCCTTTAGATGCTGCAACTGTGGCAGAGGCGATAAGTGTTATTTCTTGCTTCTATGAGGATAAAACTGAGTGGGGCAAAAGAGTAGGATGGATATACGGTTCTGTAACAGAAGATGTGGTAACTGGTTATAGAATGCACAACAGAGGGTGGAGATCAATATATTGTGTCACGAAAAGGGATGCATTCCGAGGGACTGCTCCAATTAATCTGACAGACAGGCTTCACCAAGTACTTCGATGGGCAACAGGATCCGTTGAGATTTTCTTCTCTAGGAACAATGCACTGTTTGCAAGCTGCCGAATGAAATTCTTGCAGAGGGTTGCATATTTCAATGTGGGAATGTACCCTTTCACATCTTTGTTTCTCATAGTCTATTGCTTTTTGCCTGCAGCTTCTCTCTTTTCTGGGCAGTTCATAGTCCAATCCCTCAGTGTGACCTTCCTGGTGTTCTTGTTGGCCATCACCATCACCTTGTGCATGCTTGCAATTCTTGAAATTAAATGGTCAGGTATTAATCTCCATGATTGGTGGCGAAATGAACAGTTTTGGTTGATCGGTGGAACTAGTGCCCATCCTGCTGCTGTGATACAAGGATTACTGAAGGTTATAGCAGGAGTTGACATCTCTTTTACATTGACCTCTAAGTCTGGCACTCCAGATGATGGAGATGATGAATTTGCAGATCTGTATGAGGTTAAATGGAGCTTCTTAATGATTCCTCCAATCACAATCATTATGGTGAACATGATTGCAATCGCTGTTGGAGTAGCAAGGACAATGTACAGCCTGTTCCCTCAGTGGAGCAAGCTCCTCGGAGGGGTGTTCTTCAGCTTCTGGGTGTTGTGCCATCTCTACCCATTTGCCAAGGGGTTGATGGGAAGGAGGGGAAAGGTTCCGACCATTGTCTTTGTCTGGTCAGGATTGGTCTCAATCATTCTTTCCTTGCTTTGGGTGTATATTAGCCCTCCTTCTGGAAAGCAAGATTACATGAAGTTCCAGTTCCCTTGA